In a single window of the Centroberyx gerrardi isolate f3 chromosome 17, fCenGer3.hap1.cur.20231027, whole genome shotgun sequence genome:
- the slc2a1c gene encoding solute carrier family 2, facilitated glucose transporter member 1, translated as MASKESHLTATLLTSILAAVLGSLQIGYHTGNVNAPAKIIEQFFNTTWRARHNQSMPDHSLTLLWSLSVSIKDFGALLGSLGVKCLADSYGRRNSILIVNCLSVVGACLMFASKASESFEVLIVGRLVFGLFCGLVMSLNPLYIQEVSPTDLRGAFATLNQVSFASGILVGMVVGLETVLGTEHYWAMMLSLSLIPALVQYLVLPFCPESPRYLLINRGKESEAEAALLRLRGSPDKMLTELQEMKEEAAHTQTGVTIHEFFKKRSYRQPIIIVLIVNLGSQLSGFNAIINYSTRMFQARFDEAKYLTLGVGAVNVTFTLVAFFLMERAGRRRLLLTGFISIAVCNLLMTIVDSVLHLVPELRSLQVLVVFGLISAYELGPGPISWFIAAELFDQPGRPIAMAFTSMLNWGGKFVLALLFPPLLKVCGAYVYLLFMTVALFAFTFTWIRLPETRGRTFDDIAEEFRGAEGIPLHNKTGFNTFT; from the exons ATGGCGTCCAaggag AGCCATCTGACAGCCACGCTCCTGACCTCCATACTGGCAGCAGTGCTCGGCTCCCTGCAGATTGGATACCACACCGGCAACGTGAACGCTCCAGCCAAG ATCATCGAGCAGTTCTTCAACACCACCTGGAGAGCCAGACACAACCAGTCGATGCCGGACCACAGCCTGACTCTGCTGTGGTCGCTCTCCGTCAGCATTAAGGACTTCGGAGCCCTGCTGGGGTCGCTGGGGGTCAAATGTCTGGCAGACTCTTACGGCAG gcGTAACTCCATCCTGATAGTGAACTGCCTGTCTGTGGTCGGAGCCTGTCTGATGTTCGCCTCCAAGGCCAGCGAGTCGTTCGAGGTTCTGATCGTGGGCCGGTTGGTGTTCGGTCTCTTCTGCGGTCTGGTGATGAGCCTCAATCCGCTCTACATCCAGGAAGTGTCGCCCACCGACCTGAGAGGAGCCTTCGCTACGCTCAACCAGGTGTCCTTCGCCTCCGGCATCCTGGTGGGAATG GTGGTGGGCCTGGAGACAGTGCTGGGCACAGAGCATTACTGGGCCATGATGCTGTCCCTGTCCCTCATCCCGGCCCTGGTTCAGTACCTGGTCCTGCCTTTCTGCCCCGAGAGCCCTCGCTACCTGCTCATCAACCGGGGCAaagagagcgaggcagaggcTG CCCTGCTGAGACTGAGAGGCAGTCCGGACAAGATGTTGACTGAGCTGCAGGAGATGAAGGAAGAGGCGGCTCACACCCAGACCGGCGTCACCATCCACGAGTTCTTCAAGAAGCGCAGCTACAGGCAGCCCATCATTATCGTCCTCATCGTCAACTTGGGCAGCCAGCTGTCCGGATTCAATGCG atCATCAATTATTCCACCAGAATGTTCCAGGCCAGGTTTGACGAGGCCAAATACCTGACTCTGGGTGTCGGGGCTGTCAATGTGACCTTCACTTTGGTGGCA TTCTTCCTGATGGAAAGGGCAGGAAGGAGGAGATTGCTCCTGACTGGTTTCATATCCATCGCAGTGTGCAACTTACTCATGACCATTGTGGATTCTGTCCTG CACCTGGTCCCGGAGCTGCGCAGCCTCCAGGTCCTGGTGGTTTTCGGCCTGATTTCGGCCTATGAGCTGGGCCCGGGTCCCATCTCCTGGTTCATTGCCGCCGAGCTGTTTGACCAGCCTGGCCGGCCCATCGCCATGGCCTTCACCAGCATGCTCAACTGGGGAGGGAAGTTTGTACTGGCACTCCTCTTTCCTCCATTACTG AAAGTATGCGGCGCCTACGTCTACCTCCTCTTCATGACTGTGGCTCTGTTCGCCTTCACCTTCACCTGGATACGCCTTCCTGAGACCAGGGGCCGCACCTTCGATGACATTGCGGAGGAGTTCAGAGGAGCGGAGGGCATTCCCTTGCACAATAAGACTGGATTCAACACCTTCACCTGA